A genomic segment from Clarias gariepinus isolate MV-2021 ecotype Netherlands chromosome 11, CGAR_prim_01v2, whole genome shotgun sequence encodes:
- the si:dkey-35i13.1 gene encoding uncharacterized protein C11orf87 homolog has translation MSAGSSESLALSIPPCTSNGTARANGTCADPTDPLFRSFSSTMVLLVLVAMIAGTIMVSLVTFHLHKSKMRKRKMQKAQEEYERDSGRPKAVRGKPATRHCVMERPTAVQKSDLNAKRSDKGATGSAGTLEKECTDSTGHTSQTRGDHLLESVAVS, from the coding sequence atgaGCGCCGGGTCCTCCGAAAGCCTGGCGCTTTCGATCCCACCGTGCACCTCCAATGGCACGGCGCGCGCTAACGGCACGTGCGCCGACCCCACCGACCCGCTCTTCCGCTCATTTTCGTCCACGATGGTGCTCCTGGTGCTTGTGGCGATGATCGCCGGCACTATCATGGTCTCCCTCGTCACCTTTCACCTGCACAAGAGCAAGATGAGGAAGCGCAAAATGCAGAAAGCGCAGGAGGAGTACGAGCGCGACAGCGGCCGCCCCAAAGCCGTGCGAGGGAAGCCGGCGACCAGGCACTGCGTTATGGAGAGACCTACAGCAGTGCAGAAAAGCGACCTGAACGCGAAAAGATCGGATAAAGGAGCCACCGGCAGCGCAGGTACCCTGGAGAAAGAGTGCACGGATAGTACGGGACATACGAGCCAGACGCGTGGCGATCACCTGTTGGAATCCGTCGCGGTGTCTTGA